One genomic region from Remersonia thermophila strain ATCC 22073 chromosome 1, whole genome shotgun sequence encodes:
- a CDS encoding 40S ribosomal protein eS19, producing the protein MPGGVSVRDVDAHKFINAYAAFLKRQGKLPVPGWVDTVKTGHGREMPPQDIDWFYVRAAAVARHVYLRKTVGVGRLRKVHGNAKNRGTRPSKHVDASGSVDRKIMQALEKIQVLEQDEEKGGRRITQQGQRDLDRIAQTVAEAEAGEEEDDE; encoded by the exons ATGCCCGGAGGTGTCAGCGTTCGCGATGTGGAT GCCCACAAGTTCATCA ATGCCTATGCCGCTTTCCTGAAGCGCCAGGGCAAGCTCCCCGTGCCTG GTTGGGTTGATACCGTCAAGACCGGCCACGGCCGTGAGATGCCCCCTCAGGACATCGACTGGTTCtacgtccgcgccgccgccgtcgcccgccacgTCTACCTGAGGAAGACCGTTGGTGTTGGCCGCCTCCGCAAGGTCCACGGAAACGCCAAGAACCGCGGCACTCGCCCGTCGAAGCACGTCGATGCCTCTGGCAGCGTCGACCGCAAGATCATGCAGGCGCTTGAGAAGATCcaggtccttgagcaggacgaggagaagggcggccgccgcatcACCCAGCAGGGCCAGCGTGATCTGGACC GGATTGCCCAGACCGTTGCTGAGGCCGAGGctggtgaggaggaggatgacgagtAA